Sequence from the Sphingomonas suaedae genome:
ACCATCGGCGCGACCACGCCGCCTTCCGAGTGTCCGATCAACCCGATCTTGCTGGGTGCAATCTCGCGCCGCGTGCGCAGGAAAGCGATTCCCGCAGCGGCATCCTCGGCAAAGTCCTCCAGTGTCGCGGTTCGATATTCCCCCGTCGAGCGGCCCACGCCCCGGTCGTCGCAGCGCAGCACGGCAGTGCCGTTGTGTGCCAGGTGATCGGCGAGGACGAGGAACGGCTTGTGCCCGACCAGCGTCTCGTCGCGGTCCTGCTGTCCCGACCCGGTCAGCAACATGGCGGCGGGATGGGGACCCGGCGCCTTCGGCACATTCAGCGTGCAGCCAAGCATCGCTCCGCCGGATGCGGGATTCGCGAACGCGACGTCTTCCACGGTGTAGGGATAGGGCGGCTCCGGCGTCTGCGTCCTGCGCGGCGCCCCGGACGGGTTGCGACGGAACTCGACCGGTACCGCCGTTCCGGCCGCATCGAATGCGCCCGTGATCGATCCTGCGGTGCGGTCGAGCTTCCCCTCGAAACGCATCCCGAGCGCGGGAACGGCGAACGCGACATCGCGCCCCTGCAGCCCAAGCGAAACCACCGCCAGGCCGGTCTGCACCAGCTCGGGCATGTCCATCAGAGCATAGGTTCCATGCGCGTTCGTCGTCACGCGGAGTTTGAACCGGCGACGGAGGCCCTGAATTGTCGCATCCGCCTCCCAATATCCGTTCAGAGCCGCAAGCACCGGCAGCCCGAGAAAACCCGCCTTGTACGCCACGTCGAACGTCGCGGCGGGGTTGCGGAACTTCCCGACCCAGGCAGCGGCGGCAGAATCCCAGCGTCCTTCAAAAGATCGGGAACCGCCCCGATAGCTGAATGCGAGTACGCCGTCCTGATAGGTGACTTTCTCCAGC
This genomic interval carries:
- a CDS encoding alpha/beta hydrolase family protein, whose amino-acid sequence is MACVLIACSGNAAAQSASSPAGDWQGVLRSEERQTRSAIHLEQNEPGVLTGDIDLPDTGQWDVPLEKVTYQDGVLAFSYRGGSRSFEGRWDSAAAAWVGKFRNPAATFDVAYKAGFLGLPVLAALNGYWEADATIQGLRRRFKLRVTTNAHGTYALMDMPELVQTGLAVVSLGLQGRDVAFAVPALGMRFEGKLDRTAGSITGAFDAAGTAVPVEFRRNPSGAPRRTQTPEPPYPYTVEDVAFANPASGGAMLGCTLNVPKAPGPHPAAMLLTGSGQQDRDETLVGHKPFLVLADHLAHNGTAVLRCDDRGVGRSTGEYRTATLEDFAEDAAAGIAFLRTRREIAPSKIGLIGHSEGGVVAPMVANGRANVAFVILMAAPGVPIDELLMMQGEEVARADGVPEARIAQQRPLRRAVLTAMRDAADPDAARAAVEALLVAYGVPPKVARAQAAQEASPDILRIIRADPADAIAEMRVPVLAIVGSKDRQVPPVQNLPALREALAGHRDATVRELPGLNHLLQTAETGAMGEYYDIEETMAPLALDTIANWLGERGFTAVDNAGRSRR